TCGGCCGGCCGGATGCTGGGGCTGTCCATCTTCGCCCCGGCCGCCGGCGAGGTCATCGAAGACTTGCTGGAACCCGTTGCCGGGCTGCAGATCTCCGAGCGCGAGGTGCGGCCCGAGGACGTCGGGCTGGCCCCGTCCCGGTTGCAGGCGCGCGGGGAGATCGTGCTGACCGTCATCCGCAACGGGGTATCGCACCGCTTCGACTCCGGCGGGGTCAAGGTGTTCCAGCCCGGCGATCGGATCGTGGTGATCAAGGCGAACGCCGATCAACCGGAGGCGCTGAGCCGGCGCTCCCGGACCCGGCGCGCCGTCGAGCCGGACCGCAGCGGGCTGGCCGACCGGTCCCGGCTGCCTCCGGGCACCGAATCCGGCGGGTCGCGGGAGTCCCGAGAAGGCAGCCCGGGCACTCCGGCGGCGAACCGACCACCGATTCGCGACCTACGCTGATCTGTTGACGGGCCCGCCGATCCGAACGGATCAGGGCGGGCGAGACGACGCGGAAGGAACATCGCGGATGACGGCGAACGGGACCGAACTGCAACCGGACCTGGGCCCGACCTCGGAGTCCGATCTGGCCGAGGCGGCCCGGCAGGTGGCCGACAATCCGGACGTCCAGGACGCGCTGCAGTCGGTGGTCGAGCTGGCCATGGCCTCCTGCGAGTGCTTCGGGGCCAGCGTCACCCTGGTCGGCGTGGCCGGCGGGGCGGAGACCACGGCCACGTCGGCCCAGATCATCGAGCAGGCGGACAACCTGCAGTACGACTTCGACGAGGGCCCCTGCCTGAGTGCGGCGGAGACCGGCGGGGTGTTCCTGATCGTGGACACCCGCACCGATCCCCGGTGGCCGGTCTGGGGGCCCGCCGTGGCCGAGATGGGGCTGGGCAGCGTGCTCAGCATCCACCTGTTCACCGACACGCGAGTGCTCGGGGCGCTGAACCTGTACTACGAATCGATCACCGACTTCAGCGACGACGAGGTGGAGACCGCGCGCATTGTCGCCGCCCACGCGTCGGTCGCGCTGGCCCGGTTGCGGTCCGAACGCGACCTGTGGCGGGCCATCGATTCCCGGCACCTGATCGGGCAGGCCCAGGGCATCTTGATGGAGCGGCTCAAGCTCAGCCCGGAGAAGGCGTTCGCCGTGCTCCGACGCCACTCGCAGCAGAGCAACATCAAGCTGCACGAGGTGGCGGCCACACTGGTCCGCACCGGGCAGCTGCCCTCCTGAAGAGGGGCAGCCACCCGGGGTGGGTCAGCGTTCCACGCAGGACGCCAGCTTCTCGGTGATGGAGCGCAGCCAGCGCGAGACCTGCATCTGGCTCACCCCGATCTCGCGGCCGATCCGGGACTGCGACCAGCCGTTGTCGAACCGCATGTGGACCACGTCCCGCTCGCGATCGGTCAGGGCGTCGAGCAGCCGCTCGACCGTCGCCCGGTCCTCCACCCGCCGCAGCTCGGCGTCCTCCTCGCCCCAGCTCAGCGCCAGCGCCAGGCCGGGGCCCTGCTCCTCGTCCAGCGAGCGCGGCCGGCAGCACGCGGCCGCCGCCCGGGCCTCGTCGATGTCGGTCACCGTGGCCCCGGTGGCCTTGGCCAGCTCGGCGTCCGAGGGCGCGCGACCGTCCTGATGCCGCTGCGACTGCTCGGCCTCGCTGATCGCGGCCCGCAGCTCCTGGATCCGCCGGGGCGGGCGAACCAGCCACGAGTGATCGCGGAAGTAACGCTTGATCTCACCGACGATGGTCGGCACCGCGAACTGCAGGAAATCGTCACTGCGGCCCGGCCGCCAGCGCTGCACGGCCTTGATCAGACCCATGTAGGCCAGCTGCTCGAGGTCGCTGCGCTCCACCCCGCGGCCGGAGTAGCGGGCGGCCAGCGAGCGGGCCACCGGGATGTACTCGGTGACCACCTGCTGCTGGCACCGGCGCAATTCGTCCGGGTCGGTGCAGCCGGCGGTGTACTCGAGCAGTTCGCGCACCCGGCGGGCCCGGTCTCCGGTCGGCGCGGCGGCGATGGTGTGCCCCGAAGCCGGCCGCCGGGCCGGCTCGACCGGCTCGACCAAGCCGACGGACTCGACCGGCTCAACGGACTCGACCGGCTCGACCGGCGCGGGCACCAGGGTGAGGGTGGGAATGGTGGGGGAAGAAGGCGTCAGATCGACGACGTCCAGGACAGCAGTCACGAGGAACTCCCGGCATGTCTGGGATTGTTCCTGGCGCCTCTGCTGGACCAGTAACTCCACTAGATCACACCAGCGGCGTGCTTTCAACGCCGAGGGGGGACAAACCGAACAACACTGCGTCACGTTCCGATGACGGTCCGCGCTCTGCGCTACCGTGTTGCCTCCCGCGGTTGCCTCCCGCGGTTGACTTCCGCGGTTGACTTCCGCGGATGCCCCGCGCGCGAACCCCTGGAGATGCGATGGCCGAGCCAACCGCGCCGAGCGACCGGTCCGATCCGGCCGGCGCCCGGACCCTGGTCCTGATGCGGCACGCTGCGGCCGGCAGCGCGGTCCGCGACCACGACCGGCCGCTCACCCCGGACGGGGTGCGGGCGGCCACCGCGGCCGGGCAGTGGCTGCGCGGCCACCTGCCCGCGGTCGACGTCGTGGTCTGCTCCACCGCGGCCCGCACCCGGCAGACGCTGGCCGCGACCGGCATCAGCGCCCAAGTCCGGTACCGCGACGAGCTCTACGGCGGCGGGGTCGACGAGATCCTGGCCGAGGTGGCCGCGGTCCCGGCCGACGCGAGCACCGTGCTGGTGGTCGGGCACGCCCCGACCATCCCGGCCACCGGCTGGGAGCTGGTCCGGCAGTCCCTGCTGAACCGGGACGCGGACCCCTCTTCGGGCGCCGGCGACGAGCTGCGGCACTTCGCCGCCGGCACGTTCGCGGTGCTGAGCACCACCGGGGCCTGGGCCGATCTGGCGCAGGCCGGCGCCGAACTGCAGCTCGTGCAGCATCCGGTCGCCTGACCTGACCGGCCTGGAACCCGAACCCGGCCCCGAGCCCCGGTCGAGGGGCGGACCGGGAGTCGCCCTCAGCCGGCGTCGCGAATGCGGACCAGCGCGGCCACCAGCTCGTCGAACAGGGCCGGACCGGCGACCAGGATGCCGGGCTGGCCGGCGATCGGCGCCGTCCGGGTCAGGTGTGCACCCGCCTCCTGCGCGATCAGCCCTCCGGCGGCGACGTCCCAGGCCTTGACGCCTTCCTCGAAGTAGGCGTCCACCGATCCGGACGCCACGGCGCACAGATCCAGGGCGGCCGAGCCGATCCGCCGGATGTCGCGGACCTGGGGCAGCAGCCGGGCAATCATCGCGCCCTGCTGCCGCCGGATGTCCGGGTCGTAGCCGAAGCCGGTGGCCAGCAGCGCCCGGTTCATCGGGACCGGGTCGTTGACCCGCAACGGTTGCCCGTCGACGCTCGCCCCGACCCCGCGGACGGCGTGGAACGTCCGCTTGGTCACCGGGTTGTGCACGACGCCGACCAGGGCCCCGTGTTCGTCCTCGGCGGCGATGCTCACCGCGAAGTTGTCCAGCTCGTAGAGGTAATTGACCGTGCCGTCCAACGGGTCGATCACCCAGCGGATGCCCGACGTGGATGCCCGGTCGGCGCCCTCCTCGCCGAGCAGCCCGTCGTCAGGACGCTCCGAGGTGATGAGCTTGACCAGGGTCGACTCGGAGCACCGATCGGCGTCCGAGACCGGGTCGGTCGCCGACGATTTCGTGCTCAGCCCCTCCACCTTGCCGTAGCGGTTGAGCAGTTCCCGGCCGGCGGCGCGGGCGCCGCGCATCGCCAGGTCCAGGAGGCGGGCAGGGTCGACGGCCGTGTCCGGGGCAGGAGACATGGCGCCCATCCTGCCCGGCCGGCGATGATCACCTCGTGCCACCTCCGCGGCGCGCCGCACTACCCTGCCCGTCATGGATCTCCGCATCTTCACCGAGCCCCAGCAGGGCGCCAGCCACGCTGATCTGCTGGCCGTCGCGCAGGCCACCCGAGCGGGTGGATTCTCCGCCTTCTTCCGCTCCGACCACGTGCTGGCGATGGGCGGGGCCGGCTTGCCCGGCCCCTCGGATTCCTACGTCAACCTGGCCGCGATCGCGGCCCTGGTGCCGGACATCCGGCTGGGCACGCTGGTCACCTCGGCCACCTTCCGGCACCCGTCGATGACCGCGCTGGCCGCCGCGTCGGTCGACGACATCTCCGGTGGGCGACTGGAACTCGGCCTGGGCACGGGCTGGTTCGAGGCCGAGCACCGGGCCTACGGCCTGGACTTCGGCGACTCGTTCGGGGAGCGGTTCGACCGGTTGACCGAGCAGCTGAAGATCATCACCGGGATGTGGGCGACCCCGGTCGGCCAGACCTTCAGCCACACCGGCCGGCACTACACGATCACCGACTCGCCCGCCCTGCCCAAGCCGCAGCAGCGCGATGCGCAGGGCCGGGCCCACCTGCCGATCATCATCGGCGGCCACGGACCGAAGCGGACCCCGGCGCTGGCCGCCCGCTTCGCCGACGAGTTCAACGTCGGCTTTTCCGACCTGGACACGACGACCACCCAGCTCGGCCGGGTCCGCGCGGCCTGCGCGGCGGCCGGCCGGGATCCCGGGTCGCTGGTCTACTCGATCGCCCACCCGATGTTCGTCGGCACCGACGACGCGCAGGTCGCCCGCCGCGCCGCCGCCGCGGGTCGCTCGCCGGAGCAGGCCCGGGAAAGCCCGCTGGCCGGCACCGTCGATCAGGTGGTGGACACCCTGGCCACCTGGGCCGCGGCCGGCGTGCAGCGGGTCTACCTGCAGGTCCTGGACCTGGCCGACCTGGACCATCTGGCCCTGGTCGCCGAACAGGTGCTGCCGGCGGTGCGGGAGTTCTGAGCCGGCCGGTCAGACCGGGCCGGCCAGGCCTTCGATCACCTCGGCGCCGGTCAGTTCGACCAGCAGGGCCGCGTCCAGCACGATCTTGGAGCCGCGGATGCCGGAGCCGATGACCACCGGCCCGGCGGCCGCGACCGCGGCGTCGATCAGCACCGGCCAGCCGGCGGGCAGGCCGATCGGGGTGATCCCGCCGTACTCCATCCCGGTCAGGCTGACCGCGTCGGCCATCGCCGCGAACGACACCTTGCGCACGTCCAGCCGGCGTCGCACCACCCCGTTGACGTCCGCCCGGGTGGTGGCCAGGATCACCGCGGCCCCCCAGCGCTGCTCGCCCGCCCGTTTGCCGGCGACGACGACACAGTTCGCCGACGCGGCCGGCGAGACCTGGTAGGCCGCGCAGAACGCGGCAGTGTCCGCCAGCTCGGGGTCGATGGGCGCGACCGCGACCCCGCCGGCCCGGGCGTCGGCGGCCAGCGCGGCGGCCACCGGCGGGGCCAGCAGGTCGGTCCGTTCCAGCGCCGGGGTGGTGCTCAGCGTGCCCAGGGTGCGCAACGGCGTCATGCCGACACCCTGCCACCGGGGTGCACCGGCCCGGCCGGCGACCCGGAGCGGGGGAATCGATCGGGGACAATGGTCCGGTGCATCTCCCGTCCACCCTCACCCCAGCGAGCGCGACGACCGCGCAGCCGGCGCCGAGCCCGGCGCCGGCTGCCGGCACGCTGCAGATCGGTCCGTATCCCGTCTGGCCGCCGGTCGTGCTGGCGCCGATGGCCGGCGTCACCAACGCTCCGTTCCGCTCCCTGTGCCGTGAGTTCGGTGCGGGGCTGTACGTCTGCGAGATGATCACCACCCGGGCGCTGGTGGCCGGCGACCCGAAGTCACGGGCGATGATGCGCTTCGAACCGGACGAGCACCCGCGCTCGGTGCAGCTCTACGGGGTCGACCCGGTGGTGGTCGGGCAGGCCGTGCGCCTGGTCGTCGAGCAGGACCTGGCCGACCACATCGACCTGAACTTCGGCTGCCCGGTGCCCAAGGTCACCCGCAAGGGCGGCGGTTCGGCCATCCCCTACAAGCGGCGGCTGTTCGAGTCGATCGTCCGGTCGGCCGTCGACCAGGCCACCCCGCACGGGGTTCCGGTCACCGTCAAGATGCGCATCGGCATCGACTCCGACCACATCACCTACCTGGACGCCGGCCGGATCGCCGAGGACGCCGGGGTGGCCGCGGTCGCCCTGCACGCCCGGACGGCGATCCAGCACTACTCGGGACAGGCGGACTGGGAGACGATCGGCCGGCTCAAGCAGGCGGTCACCTCGGTGCCGGTGCTGGGCAACGGCGACATCTTCGCCGCCTCCGACGCGCTGACCATGATGGCGATGACCGGCTGCGACGGCGTCGTCGTCGGCCGCGGCTGCCAGGGCCGGCCGTGGCTGTTCGCCGAGCTGGCCGCCGCCTTCGACGGCCGGCCCGCCCCGACCCCGCCGGACCTGCGCGCGGTGGCCGAGGTGATGCGCCGGCACGCGGTGCTGCTGGTCGCCGAGATGGGCGCCGACCGCGGCATCCGGGAGCTGCGCAAGCACACGGCCTGGTACCTGCGCGGGTTCGCCGTCGGTTCGCAGGTCCGCCGCGAGCTCGGCATGGTCGCCAGCCTGACCGAGCTCGACGAGCTGATCGGTCAGCTCGACCTCGACCAGCCCTATCCGCAGGCCGCCGAGGGACCCCGCGGCCGGCAGGGCACGCCGCAGCGGCGGGTCGCGCTGCCGCACGGCTGGCTGGACGACCCGGAATCGGCGGCCGTCCCGCATGAGGCCGAACTGGACGACGGTGGCGGCTGAGGCGGCTGGTGGTAGTGCCGCGCGGGTCCGGGGGGCCCGCGCCGCGCTGGTCGGGGCGTTGCTGCTCGCGCTCACCGCCGTGACCGGGTGTCAGGCCGATGCCGGCACCACCGACACCTCCGGCACCCGGGCGGCGCCGGACCCCGCGGCCGACACCGCCGTGCGAGCGACGATCGAGGCGTTCAACGCCGCGGCCGCCGCCGGCCCGGCCGACCAGCAGCACCGCCTGGCCGACCTGGTCGAGCCCGATCGCGCCGCGGAGGTGCAGAACTGCCCGGCGGCCACGTCGACGGTGCGCTTCGAACCGGTCTACGCAGGGCTGCGCGCGGCCGGCGCCCCCGAGCCAGCGGGCCAGACGGCGGCGGACGCCGCGGCCCAGAGCTACCTGCTGCCGGCGCTCATTCGGATCTACTCCGGCGAGCGCGTCACCGGCACCGATCTGACCACGCTGCACCTGGTGGTGCGGCCGGCGCCCGTAGGCGGCGATTCTGAGGCGTACCTCACACCCTTCTGTGTGAATTGAACCCGACCCCGCCTATTGCGTCATTCAGGGGAACGCGGCCGGGAAAGCAGTAAGCCGATCGTCGCATTCGCGTGAATGAGTGGCCCACGTCAGCCGGATGACACATCGCCGGCGATATGGCGACAACCGTCCGTACGATGGACAATCGCTGAAACCTCGTCCGGCGTCGGCCCAGACGGCAGCGAAGCAGACAGCGATGTGCGACAAGGAGGTCACGTGAGCAAGCCCCGGCGAGCGACCAACCAGCTTGACCGCCGGCGAGCCTCACGGACCGCAGGTCACGGGCCCGTCCGGCGCAGGGCGACGACGTGACCCACAGCGCGTCCCCGGGCCCCGAGAAGTCGCCCACCTCCGCGGCCCCCGCACCCCATCCGCACCACGTCTGGCTCAATGTCGGACGGGTCGCGGTGGCCCTGCTGGCCGTCCTGGTGCTGGCCGCCACCGGCCTGGAATGGACCATCAAGTCCCGGGCCGATTCGGGCATTCTTTCCCGCAGCGTCCAGGCGATCGTCACCGACGACACCAATATCTCCACCGCCCCGGGGACCACGGTCGCGCCCGGCGAATTCACCCCCGAGAACATCCTGCTGCTCGGTTCGGATACCCGGGCCGGAGCGGCTAACGCGCAGGCCGGCGGCACCGACGACAGCACCGCCGACGGGGTGGCCAACTCGGACACCCTGATGATCGCGCACATCAGCAGCGACCGGCACGTCACCGTGCTGTCCATCCCCCGCGACACCATGGTCGACGCGCCCACCTGCAGGGTCTGGGACGGGGCCACCGGGCAGCTCAGCGACCAGACCTACCCGGTCAGCTCGGGCGACAAGTGGCACATCAACTCGGCCTACTCGGTCGGTGGCCCGCAGTGCACCGTCCGCGCGGTCCAGGACCTGACCGGGCTGCGGATCGACCGGGTGATCGGCATCGACTTCGCCGGGTTCCAGAGCATGGTCGACGCCCTGGGCGGCATCACCGTGAACGTCTGCCGGCCGATCGTCGACGGTGAGCTGGGCACCGTGGTGCCCGACGGCGGCGTGCAGACCATCCATGGCGAGCAGGCGTTGAGCCTGGTCCGGGCCCGCAAGGTGGAGGGCGACACCGACTCCGACCTGGCCCGGATCCGCCGGCAGCAGATCGTGCTGTCCGCGATCCTGCAGCAGGTCACCAGCGCCGGCACCCTGCTCAACCCGGCCAAGCTGGACGCGTTCCTGCAGGCGTTCGTGCAGAACACCTTCACCGACAACGTCACCATCGACGACCTGGTCGCGCTGGCCCAGTCGATGGGCAACCTGGACCCGAGCAAGGTCACCTTCTACACCCTGCCCACGGTGCCCAGCCGGTCCAACCCGGACGCCCTTGACCCCGACGAGGACGCCGCCAACGCCGTCTTCGAGGCGCTGCGCAACGACCAGCCGCTGCCCGGTGAGTCCGGCTCGACGACCTCCACCGCGCCCAGTACCCCGGCGGTGCCCGAACCGTCCGCCGGCGCGGTCGGCGGCCTGGCCACCGGCACCACTGTCGACCCGGCCACGGTGAACCTGACCGTGGTCAACGTGACCGGCCGCAGCGGCGTCGCCGGCCAGGCGATGGACGAGCTCAACAACGTCGGCTTCGACATCACCGACGACGACCTGCAGGCCCGGCCGGACGACGTCCAGTCCGCGGTCACCATCGAGTACGACCCGACCAACCTCAACGCCGCCCTCACCGTGGCCGCCGCCGTGCCGGGAGCCACCGTGGTCCCGGTCAGTGGCCTGGGCAAGTCGGTGCGGTTGCTGCTCGGCGAGGACTACGACGGATCGGTGTCGCCGGTGAAGGCGAAGGCGAGTGTGACCGCGACCATGGGTTCGGCCACCAGCACCCCGACCGCGAGCGACGATCAGGACTCCGCCCAGAGCACCGCCCCGTCCCTGACCACCCCGCTGACCTCGATCAATGCCGGCGAGGCGCTCTGCGCCTGAGCGGCCCGGCCGGCCCGATTCCGGGGTGAGTGACCCGCGCGGCGGCCATTCCTTCCCCGGCGTTCATCGCGAGTTCACTCTTCGCGTACCGACCGACCGCGTAACCGACATATTCTGACGATCATGCGCGAGGGTTATCATCTGCGGCTGGCCGAACTCGGTGAGCACGGTTCGTCCATGTGCCAGGTCGCCAGCGATGCGCTGCGCGACGCCACCCAGGCCCTGCTCGACGCCGACCTGGCGCTGGCCGAACGGGTCATCGCCTCGGACGTGCAGCTCGACGACATGCGGGCCAACGCCGAGAAGGTCGCGGTGGAGCTGCTGGCCCTGGAGGCCCCGGTGGCCCGGGACCTGCGGATCGTGGTGTCGGCGCTGTGGATCGTGGCCGACCTGCAGCGGATGGGCGCCCTGGCCATCCACGTGGCCAAGGCCGCCCGCCGGCGACATCCCGCGCACGTCATCCCGGCCGATGTGCGGCCGATCGTCGAGCGGATGGGCCGCGTCGGGGTGCACCTGGCCGACCAGGCCGGCGTCGTGCTGCGCACCCGGGACGTCGAGCTGGCCCGCCAGCTCGAGATCGAGGACGACCTGATGGACGACCTGCAGCGCGACCTGTACAACTCGCTGCTCGCCCCGACCTGGCGGCACGGCGTCGCCCCGGCCGTGGACATCTCGCTGCTGGCCCGCTTCTACGAGCGATTCGCCGACCACGCGGTCTCCATCGCCCGCCGCACCGTGTACCTGGTGACCGGCGAGAACGTCGGCGGCGACACCACCCCCGCCTTCGCCTCCCGCGACTAGCCCCACCGCCCCACCCCACCCCGCGCCCCTGCGCGGGCCTGCCCCAACGCGCCCTCGTCCCGCGCGGATCATCTACGCCGGCGCGGATCAACTCACCCCGTTTGTGACGGATGAGACGCAAGTCGACGACTTCATCCGCGCGGCTGCCCACATCGGATCCGCGCGGATCAAGGTGCACCGGATGTGACGGATGGGGCAGGAGTCGCCTTCTTCATCCGCGCTGGGGAAGTTGATCCGCGCGGGAAAAGGGGCCGCGCCGGGGCAGTTGATCCGCGCGGGAAAAGGGGGCGACGGCGGAGTCGCTCCGCGCGGGAAAGGGGCGACGACGGCGGAGTTGCTCCGCGCGGGAAAAGGGGCGGGGACGCGGAACGGGCGCGCCTGGAGCCAGGCGCGCCCGTCGGACTGCGGCGCGGATCAGCCGAAGCGGCCGGAGATGTAGTCCTCGGTGGCCTTGACCTTCGGGTTGGAGAAGATCGTGGCGGTGTCGTCGTACTCGATCAACCGGCCCGGCTGGCCCACGCCGGCGAGGTTGAAGAACGCGGTGCGGTCCGAGACCCGGGCCGCCTGCTGCATGTTGTGGGTGACGATGACGATCGTGTAGCGGGTCTTGAGCTCGCTGATCAGGTCCTCGATGGCCAGGGTCGAGATGGGGTCCAGGGCCGAGCAGGGCTCGTCCATCAGCAGCACCGACGGCTCGACGGCGATGGCCCGGGCGATGCACAGCCGCTGCTGCTGGCCACCGGACAGGCCCGCACCCGGCCGGTTCAGCCGCTGCTTGACCTCTTCCCACAGGTTCGCACCCTTGAGCGAGCGCTCGACGATGTCGTCCATCGTCGACTTGTTCTTCTTGGTGCCCGCGATCTTGTAGCCGGCGATCACGTTGTCGTAGATCGACATGGTCGGGAACGGGTTCGGCTTCTGGAACACCATGCCGACGGTCCGGCGAACGTTCACCGGGTCGACCCCGGGCCCGTACAGGTCCTCGCCGTCCAGCAGCACCTTGCCGGAGACCCGGCCGCCGGGGATCACCTCGTGCATCCGGTTCAGCACCCGCAGGAAGGTCGACTTGCCGCAGCCGGACGGGCCGATGAACGCGGTCACCGACAGCGGGGCGATGTTGATCGAGGCGTCCTGCACGGCAAGGAAGTCGCCGTAGAACACGTTGACGTCTTCGACGTCGATGCGCTTGGCCATATCGATGGACTCCTGGAACTAGCTGGTCTTGGGCTTGGCGAGGCGGGCGAGCAGCCGGGCGCCGACGTTGAGGATCAGCACCAGCAACACCAGGGTCAGCGCGGCGCCCCAGGCCCGCGCCTCGGTCAGGTCGTTGGAGGTGGTGCCGGAGCGCTTGCCGAGCTGGTCCCACACCATCATCGGCAGGGTGGCCTGGTCGCCGGAGAACGGATTGAAGTTGATCGACGCGGTGTACCCGGTGAGCAGGATCAGCGGCGCGGTCTCCCCGGCCACCCGGGCGATCGCCAGCAGCGAGGACGTGATCAGGCCGGACATCGCGGTGGGCAGCACGACCTTCAGCACCGTCCGCCACTTGGGCACGCCCAGCGCGTACGACGCGTCGCGCAGGTCGCGGGGCACCAGCTTGAGCATCTCCTCGGACGCCCGGACGGACACCGGCACCATCAGGATCGCCAGCGCCAACGCCCCGGCGGCACCGAACGGCCGCATGCCGAAACCCAGCAGCAGGAAGGTGTAGACGAACAGGCCGGCGACGATGGAGGGCACGCCGGTCATCACGTCGACGAAGAACGTGACGATCCGGGCGAACGTGCCGCGACCGTATTCGACCAGGTAGATGGCCGTGAAGATGCCGATGGGCAGGGCGATGATCGCGGCGATCGCCACCTGCTGCAGGGTGCCGATCAACGCGTGGTAAACGCCGCCGCCGTCCATCCGGCTGGTCACGCCGTTCATCGACCGCAGGAAGAAGTCGGCCGAGAACACCGAGAAGCCCTTGACCCCGATGTAGGTCAGGATCAGCACCAGCGGCACGATCGCGGCCAGGAACGAGGCGTAGATCAGCGTGGTGGCGAACCGGTTCTTGGCCTGCCGGCGGCCCTCGATGCCGATCGACCAGGCCGTGAGCACGATGACGAACAGCGCCGCGGCGGCCAGCACGGTGGTCGCCCAGCCGGTCCAGTCCAGCAGGGTGCGCAGCAGCACGGCCAGCCCCATCGCGGCCACCGCGCTGCCATAGGGCGCCCAGGACGGCAGCCGCGCCCCGACCAGCTCGGAGCGGATGGACCCCGGCGAGGCCGGGGCGGTCGCCACACTCATGTGAACTCCTTGCGTCGCGCGATGACGATGCGGGCCGCGGTGTTGACGACCAGGGTGATGACGAACAGGAACAGGCCGGCCGCGATCAGCGCGGCAATGGCCACCGGCGAGCCGCCGGCCTCGCCGAACTTCAGGGCAATGGTCGAGGCGAAGGTGTCGCCGCCGGGCTCGGTGAGGTGCCAGTTGATCCGGAAACCGGAGTTGAGCACCAGGGCCACCGCAATGGTCTCGCCGAGGGCCCGGCCCAGGCCGAGCATGGCCGCCGAGATGATGCCGGCGCGCCCGAAGGGCAGCACCGCCGTGCGGATCATCTCCCACTTGGTGGCGCCGAGGGCCCAGGCCGCGTCCACGGTCTCCCGCGGGACCTGCAGGAACACCTCCCGGCAGACCGCCGACACGATCGGGATGATCATGATGGCGAGCACGATGCCGGCGATCAGCAGGGATTTGCCGAACTGGTCGACGCTGGTCGCGGTGGTGTTGTTGAACAGCGGGATCCAGCCGAAGTACTCGCTGAGCCAGGCCTGGAATCCCTTGGTCTGCGGGATCAGGAAGTACAGCCCCCACATGCCGAAGACCAGCGACGGCACGGCCGCCAGCAGGTCCACGATCGCGCCCAGGGTGGTGGCGGCCCGGCGGGTCGCGTAGTGCGAGATGAACAGGGCGATGCCGATGGCGACGGGGACGCCGACGAGCATCGCGATGAACGCCGAGGCCACCGTGCCGAAGAACACCGCGGCCATGCCGAAGACCGGCGGGCTGCCCTGCGGGTTCCAGGTCTGGGTGGTGAACAGGCTCCCCGAGTTGCCGGTGAACGCCGGGATCGCCTTCCAGACCAGGAAGATGGCGATCGCCGCCATCACGATCAGCAGGATCGCCCCGGACCCGGCGGCGAGCCCCTTGAACACGCGGTCGCCCCAGCGCACCGTCCGACCCGAGATGCCCGCCTCCGGGCGCCCGTCGGGCAGGATCGTGCCGGGGGCGTCGATTGTGTCCGCGCTGTCCGGTTCCGGGCGCCCGATCAGCGGGTTCGCTCCGGGCACCCCCTGCGCGGCTATCTCGAACGGATCGTCCGTTCGCGAGTCGTCTCCGGCCGTCTGAACCATCGCTCCTCGACTTGATGTTGGTTCCGGGTGTCCACGGGCATCGGTGCGATGCCCGTGGACCGGGCGCCGGTGGCCCACCCCGGATCGGCCGTGGCCGCCGGGGTGGGCCGCC
This genomic window from Nakamurella multipartita DSM 44233 contains:
- the pstC gene encoding phosphate ABC transporter permease subunit PstC, with the protein product MVQTAGDDSRTDDPFEIAAQGVPGANPLIGRPEPDSADTIDAPGTILPDGRPEAGISGRTVRWGDRVFKGLAAGSGAILLIVMAAIAIFLVWKAIPAFTGNSGSLFTTQTWNPQGSPPVFGMAAVFFGTVASAFIAMLVGVPVAIGIALFISHYATRRAATTLGAIVDLLAAVPSLVFGMWGLYFLIPQTKGFQAWLSEYFGWIPLFNNTTATSVDQFGKSLLIAGIVLAIMIIPIVSAVCREVFLQVPRETVDAAWALGATKWEMIRTAVLPFGRAGIISAAMLGLGRALGETIAVALVLNSGFRINWHLTEPGGDTFASTIALKFGEAGGSPVAIAALIAAGLFLFVITLVVNTAARIVIARRKEFT
- a CDS encoding LCP family protein — translated: MTHSASPGPEKSPTSAAPAPHPHHVWLNVGRVAVALLAVLVLAATGLEWTIKSRADSGILSRSVQAIVTDDTNISTAPGTTVAPGEFTPENILLLGSDTRAGAANAQAGGTDDSTADGVANSDTLMIAHISSDRHVTVLSIPRDTMVDAPTCRVWDGATGQLSDQTYPVSSGDKWHINSAYSVGGPQCTVRAVQDLTGLRIDRVIGIDFAGFQSMVDALGGITVNVCRPIVDGELGTVVPDGGVQTIHGEQALSLVRARKVEGDTDSDLARIRRQQIVLSAILQQVTSAGTLLNPAKLDAFLQAFVQNTFTDNVTIDDLVALAQSMGNLDPSKVTFYTLPTVPSRSNPDALDPDEDAANAVFEALRNDQPLPGESGSTTSTAPSTPAVPEPSAGAVGGLATGTTVDPATVNLTVVNVTGRSGVAGQAMDELNNVGFDITDDDLQARPDDVQSAVTIEYDPTNLNAALTVAAAVPGATVVPVSGLGKSVRLLLGEDYDGSVSPVKAKASVTATMGSATSTPTASDDQDSAQSTAPSLTTPLTSINAGEALCA
- the pstA gene encoding phosphate ABC transporter permease PstA; the protein is MSVATAPASPGSIRSELVGARLPSWAPYGSAVAAMGLAVLLRTLLDWTGWATTVLAAAALFVIVLTAWSIGIEGRRQAKNRFATTLIYASFLAAIVPLVLILTYIGVKGFSVFSADFFLRSMNGVTSRMDGGGVYHALIGTLQQVAIAAIIALPIGIFTAIYLVEYGRGTFARIVTFFVDVMTGVPSIVAGLFVYTFLLLGFGMRPFGAAGALALAILMVPVSVRASEEMLKLVPRDLRDASYALGVPKWRTVLKVVLPTAMSGLITSSLLAIARVAGETAPLILLTGYTASINFNPFSGDQATLPMMVWDQLGKRSGTTSNDLTEARAWGAALTLVLLVLILNVGARLLARLAKPKTS
- the phoU gene encoding phosphate signaling complex protein PhoU, which produces MREGYHLRLAELGEHGSSMCQVASDALRDATQALLDADLALAERVIASDVQLDDMRANAEKVAVELLALEAPVARDLRIVVSALWIVADLQRMGALAIHVAKAARRRHPAHVIPADVRPIVERMGRVGVHLADQAGVVLRTRDVELARQLEIEDDLMDDLQRDLYNSLLAPTWRHGVAPAVDISLLARFYERFADHAVSIARRTVYLVTGENVGGDTTPAFASRD
- the pstB gene encoding phosphate ABC transporter ATP-binding protein PstB yields the protein MAKRIDVEDVNVFYGDFLAVQDASINIAPLSVTAFIGPSGCGKSTFLRVLNRMHEVIPGGRVSGKVLLDGEDLYGPGVDPVNVRRTVGMVFQKPNPFPTMSIYDNVIAGYKIAGTKKNKSTMDDIVERSLKGANLWEEVKQRLNRPGAGLSGGQQQRLCIARAIAVEPSVLLMDEPCSALDPISTLAIEDLISELKTRYTIVIVTHNMQQAARVSDRTAFFNLAGVGQPGRLIEYDDTATIFSNPKVKATEDYISGRFG